In Chionomys nivalis chromosome 24, mChiNiv1.1, whole genome shotgun sequence, one genomic interval encodes:
- the LOC130866020 gene encoding ral guanine nucleotide dissociation stimulator-like, with amino-acid sequence MVSSLESQLVYLPRDLMGSATEDQLESIPGDTMDCTLEVQLESILVDSMDPAPGDLTESFPGDPVDSALQDQLEDQKDSVPGDPKILDFGHLDEVVKDLITSFQNGDREYLIAFLSTYPAHTTIEQVLDVIFRRYARFRPGCQEDERLKNTICTLLDMWTSVFPGDFATTSGMSALKRVKTYLIIHFPYSDVLIRVHELLTRLLSETSEESD; translated from the exons ATGGTCTCCTCCCTGGAGTCCCAGCTGGTGTACCTCCCCAGAGACCTGATGGGCTCTGCCACAGAGGACCAGCTGGAGTCCATCCCCGGGGACACAATGGACTGCACCCTGGAGGTCCAGCTGGAGTCCATCCTGGTGGACTCGATGGACCCTGCCCCCGGGGACCTGACTGAGTCCTTCCCTGGGGACCCAGTAGACTCCGCCCTGCAGGACCAGCTGGAGGACCAGAAGGACTCAGTCCCCGGGGACCCTAAGATCTTAGACTTCGGGCATCTGGATGAAGTGGTCAAAGACCTGATCACTTCCTTTCAGAACGGGGACCGCGAGTATCTCATCGCCTTCCTGAGCACCTACCCTGCGCATACCACCATCGAACAGGTGCTGGATGTCATCTTCAGGCG GTATGCACGCTTCCGCCCCGGCTGCCAGGAGGATGAGCGGCTCAAGAA CACCATCTGCACCCTCCTGGACATGTGGACGAGTGTCTTCCCTGGGGACTTTGCCACAACATCGGGCATGTCCGCACTGAAGAGGGTAAAAACCTACCTGATCATCCACTTTCCGTACTCGGACGTCCTCATACGTGTGCACGAGCTCCTTACGAGACTGCTCTCAGAAACTTCGGAGGAGAGCGATTAA